Proteins encoded together in one Bacteroides ovatus window:
- a CDS encoding M23 family metallopeptidase produces the protein MRRYITALMLACCIGGYGQEKKQVTFVPPFDFPLTLSGNFGEIRSNHFHGGLDFKTGGVIGKPVRALADGYISRIRVTNGSGYVLDVCYHNGYSTINRHLSGFVSPIAERVEKLQYEEESWEVEIVPEPGEYPVKGGQQIAWSGNTGYSFGPHLHLDVFETESGDYIDPMPFFQSKIKDTRAPKADGILFFPQLGKGVVDGKQENKTILPNSERPVEAWGVIGVGIKAYDYMDGVNNHYGVYSVVLTVDGNEIFRSTVDRFSQEENRMINSWTYGQYMKSFIDPGNTLRLLKASNDNRGLVTIDEERDYQFLYTLKDAFGNTSKYSFTVRGRKLPIEPLNHREKYYFTWNKTNYLQEPGLNLVVPKGMLYDDVPLNYQVKADSGAVAFTYQLNDKAVPLHAACELCIGLRRKPIADTTKYYVARITPKGGKYSVGGKYEDGYMKASIRELGTYTVAIDTIPPEIIPVNKNQWGRNGKIVYRLKDQGAGIASYRGTIDGKYALFGRPNIVKSYWECTLDPKRVKKGGKHTVEFTVTDYCGNETVARESFVW, from the coding sequence ATGAGACGATATATCACTGCTTTGATGCTGGCTTGCTGCATCGGAGGGTATGGACAAGAGAAGAAGCAAGTAACCTTTGTACCTCCTTTTGACTTTCCTCTTACATTGAGTGGGAACTTTGGAGAAATCCGCTCCAATCACTTCCACGGCGGACTGGATTTTAAGACAGGCGGAGTTATCGGTAAACCCGTTCGTGCTCTCGCTGATGGCTATATTTCGCGTATTCGCGTCACGAATGGTTCGGGATATGTACTTGATGTCTGTTATCACAATGGCTATTCAACGATCAACCGCCATTTGAGTGGTTTTGTTTCTCCCATTGCCGAAAGGGTGGAGAAACTTCAATATGAAGAAGAAAGCTGGGAAGTAGAGATTGTTCCCGAACCGGGAGAATATCCGGTAAAAGGAGGCCAGCAGATCGCATGGAGCGGAAACACCGGATATTCGTTCGGTCCGCATCTTCACCTGGATGTATTTGAAACGGAATCGGGAGATTATATTGACCCTATGCCTTTCTTTCAATCGAAAATAAAAGATACGCGTGCTCCGAAAGCGGATGGTATCCTATTTTTTCCACAACTGGGTAAAGGAGTAGTGGATGGAAAGCAAGAGAATAAAACCATCCTTCCCAATAGTGAGCGTCCGGTGGAAGCATGGGGAGTGATAGGCGTGGGGATCAAAGCATACGATTACATGGATGGAGTGAATAACCATTATGGAGTTTATTCGGTTGTGCTTACAGTAGATGGCAATGAAATATTTCGTAGCACCGTAGATCGCTTCTCGCAGGAAGAGAACCGGATGATTAATTCCTGGACTTATGGGCAATATATGAAATCATTCATTGATCCGGGCAACACTTTGCGTCTGCTAAAAGCATCGAATGATAACCGTGGCTTGGTGACGATTGATGAGGAACGGGACTATCAGTTCTTATATACATTAAAAGATGCTTTTGGAAACACTTCCAAATATAGTTTCACCGTACGGGGGCGGAAACTGCCGATTGAACCGTTGAATCATCGGGAGAAATATTATTTTACCTGGAATAAGACTAATTATCTGCAAGAACCGGGATTGAACTTGGTTGTTCCGAAAGGAATGTTGTATGATGATGTTCCCCTCAATTATCAGGTGAAGGCGGATAGTGGTGCCGTTGCTTTTACTTATCAACTGAATGATAAGGCGGTTCCGCTGCATGCAGCTTGTGAACTGTGTATCGGGTTGCGTAGAAAACCAATTGCCGATACGACGAAATATTATGTGGCCCGCATAACTCCAAAAGGAGGAAAGTACAGCGTAGGCGGAAAGTATGAAGACGGATACATGAAAGCATCTATCCGGGAGTTGGGAACTTACACTGTTGCCATCGATACCATCCCGCCGGAGATTATCCCTGTCAACAAGAATCAGTGGGGAAGAAACGGAAAAATTGTCTATCGTTTGAAAGATCAGGGCGCGGGAATTGCTTCCTATCGTGGAACGATTGACGGAAAGTATGCGCTTTTCGGACGTCCCAATATTGTGAAATCATACTGGGAATGTACGTTGGACCCCAAACGCGTAAAGAAAGGAGGCAAGCATACTGTTGAATTTACAGTGACCGACTATTGTGGGAATGAAACAGTGGCCCGTGAAAGCTTTGTTTGGTAA
- a CDS encoding SusC/RagA family TonB-linked outer membrane protein translates to MRKKYLCILICLFANALAFASAANRTITGVVISGEDNEPLIGASVYVNADDLKKAGASQTSLGTITDMDGKFSISIPEKVTRLHCSYIGFEEQDIVLQAGKDTYRIVLQASSHTLGDVVVTGYQELERRKLTAAIAKVDVTDGMVGAAKSIDQALAGQIAGVAVTTTSGAPGAPARIRIRGTASLNGTQDPLWVLDGIPLEGTDIPEINKDNDNDIVNMSQSSIAGLSPNDIESITILKDAAATAIYGARAANGVIVVTTKRGKTGKPVINFNTKLTYTPNLNTSRLNLLNSEEKVDLELQLLKEARFDILWGLTDPIPVFPEKGKVAAIMKQYNLIDIYKEQGWNGLTPEAQNAINKLKTINTDWNDILFRDAFTQEYNFSISGGSEKVTYYNSLGYVKENGNVPGVSMSRFNLTSKTSYQINKILKIGMSIFANRRKNNTFMTDTYGLINPIYYSRIANPYFAPFDEQGNYLYDYDVVRSNETDEKQGFNIFEERANTNKESVTTAINSIFDVQLRFNDQWKVYSQIGVQWDQLSQEEYAGINSYNIRNIRETNKYWKNGVQTYLIPEGGMLKTTNSTTSQLTWKIQGEYKNTFGDIHDIQIMAGSEIRKNWVDNQASTGYGYDPKKLTFQNLIFKDEAQANDWNLKTKSYKENAFASFFANGSYTLMNRYTLGGSVRMDGSDLFGVDKKYRFLPIYSVSGLWRLSNESFIRQYKWIDNLALRLSYGLQGNIDKGTSPFLVGKYDNVNILPGYSEENIIINSAPNSKLRWEKTASYNLGIDFSVLNQAINLSVDYYYRKGTDLIGSKALALENGFTNMSINWASMENKGVEINLQTRNITTKNFSWYTTFNFAYNQNKVLKVLTDKSQVTPSLEGYPVGAIFALKTKGINPDTGQIYLENKEGKAVTVEELFRMTSNEDGLGTYQIGPSTEEQRDFYSYVGTSDAPYTGGFLNTFNYRNWELNLNFSYNFGAHVKTTPSYNVSDLDPGRNMNRDILDRWTPENTTGKFPALATYNYNPADYYLFSTRNDIYRSLDIWVKKLSFVRLQNIRLAYRVPSEWLHKLSIGGATVGLEARNLFVISSNYDNYMDPESMGNLYSTPVPKSITFNLSLNF, encoded by the coding sequence ATGAGAAAAAAATACTTGTGCATTCTTATATGCCTCTTTGCAAATGCGCTGGCCTTTGCCAGCGCTGCTAATCGTACAATCACCGGAGTCGTTATATCCGGTGAAGATAATGAACCTCTGATCGGTGCTTCCGTATATGTTAACGCAGATGACTTGAAAAAGGCCGGAGCATCACAGACTTCTCTAGGTACTATCACTGATATGGATGGTAAATTCTCCATTTCCATTCCGGAAAAGGTGACTAGGTTACATTGTAGTTATATAGGATTTGAAGAACAAGACATCGTTTTGCAAGCAGGAAAAGATACTTATCGTATTGTACTTCAAGCTTCATCACACACATTAGGAGACGTAGTAGTAACTGGTTATCAAGAACTGGAACGTCGTAAACTGACTGCTGCCATTGCCAAAGTAGATGTTACAGATGGAATGGTAGGTGCTGCAAAAAGTATCGATCAGGCGTTAGCAGGACAAATCGCCGGTGTAGCTGTTACGACAACTTCTGGTGCACCGGGAGCTCCAGCACGTATTCGTATTCGTGGTACGGCTTCATTAAATGGAACACAAGACCCATTATGGGTATTGGATGGAATACCTTTGGAGGGGACAGATATTCCAGAGATTAACAAAGATAACGATAATGACATTGTAAATATGTCACAATCTTCTATCGCAGGTTTGAGCCCAAACGACATTGAAAGCATTACGATATTAAAAGATGCAGCTGCTACTGCCATTTATGGCGCACGTGCTGCAAATGGTGTAATTGTGGTAACAACCAAAAGAGGAAAAACCGGAAAACCTGTTATTAACTTCAATACTAAATTGACTTATACTCCAAATCTCAATACTTCACGACTCAACTTACTAAACTCGGAAGAGAAAGTCGATTTGGAACTTCAATTATTAAAAGAAGCACGGTTTGACATATTATGGGGATTAACAGATCCGATACCGGTATTTCCTGAAAAAGGAAAAGTTGCTGCTATCATGAAACAATATAACTTAATAGACATCTATAAAGAACAGGGGTGGAACGGACTGACACCTGAAGCCCAAAATGCTATAAACAAACTGAAAACAATCAATACAGACTGGAATGATATATTATTCAGAGATGCTTTCACGCAAGAATATAACTTTAGCATTTCCGGTGGTAGCGAAAAGGTTACTTATTACAACTCACTTGGTTATGTCAAAGAAAACGGAAATGTACCAGGTGTAAGCATGAGCCGTTTTAATCTGACCAGTAAAACGTCTTACCAAATCAACAAAATATTAAAAATTGGAATGTCTATTTTTGCCAACAGACGCAAGAATAACACATTTATGACTGATACTTACGGACTTATTAACCCTATATATTATTCACGTATCGCCAACCCTTACTTTGCTCCGTTTGACGAACAAGGAAACTACCTTTACGATTACGACGTAGTCAGAAGTAATGAAACAGATGAAAAGCAAGGCTTTAATATATTCGAAGAACGAGCAAACACCAATAAAGAATCTGTCACCACAGCCATCAATTCTATCTTTGATGTTCAGCTACGTTTTAACGATCAGTGGAAAGTTTATTCACAGATTGGTGTGCAATGGGATCAATTGTCGCAAGAAGAATATGCCGGGATAAATTCATATAATATTAGGAATATACGTGAAACCAATAAATATTGGAAAAATGGTGTACAAACCTATCTTATACCAGAAGGAGGCATGCTTAAAACAACTAATAGTACAACCTCACAACTCACATGGAAAATCCAAGGAGAATACAAAAACACATTTGGGGATATACATGACATACAAATAATGGCTGGTTCGGAAATTCGCAAAAACTGGGTAGACAACCAAGCCTCAACCGGATACGGATATGATCCCAAGAAACTAACATTCCAGAATCTCATATTTAAAGATGAAGCACAAGCCAATGATTGGAATCTAAAAACTAAATCGTACAAGGAAAACGCTTTTGCTTCTTTCTTTGCCAATGGTTCATATACTTTAATGAATCGTTATACATTGGGAGGAAGTGTGCGCATGGATGGTTCTGATTTATTCGGAGTAGATAAGAAATACCGTTTCTTACCAATCTATTCGGTAAGTGGTCTATGGCGTTTATCAAATGAGTCGTTCATTAGACAATACAAATGGATTGATAATTTAGCTCTTCGCCTTTCTTATGGTTTACAAGGAAATATTGATAAGGGAACCTCTCCATTCCTAGTCGGAAAATATGATAATGTGAATATTTTACCTGGTTACAGTGAAGAAAATATTATTATCAATAGTGCTCCCAACAGTAAATTACGCTGGGAAAAAACTGCATCTTACAATCTAGGAATAGATTTTTCTGTACTCAATCAAGCCATCAATCTTAGTGTAGATTACTACTATAGAAAAGGAACAGACTTAATTGGTTCTAAAGCATTAGCTTTAGAAAATGGATTCACTAATATGTCTATAAACTGGGCTAGTATGGAAAATAAAGGTGTAGAAATAAACCTGCAGACACGTAATATCACCACTAAAAATTTCTCTTGGTACACTACTTTCAACTTCGCATATAATCAAAATAAAGTACTAAAAGTACTTACAGATAAAAGCCAAGTGACTCCTAGTCTGGAAGGATATCCTGTAGGTGCAATCTTTGCACTAAAAACAAAAGGTATAAATCCTGATACAGGACAAATCTATCTTGAGAATAAAGAGGGAAAAGCTGTCACTGTAGAAGAGTTATTCAGAATGACATCGAATGAAGATGGTCTTGGCACTTACCAAATAGGACCAAGTACTGAAGAACAAAGAGACTTTTACAGCTATGTTGGAACGTCAGATGCTCCCTACACGGGCGGTTTTCTAAATACGTTCAATTACCGAAATTGGGAACTGAATCTGAATTTTTCATATAATTTTGGAGCACACGTAAAAACAACTCCAAGTTATAATGTATCCGACTTAGACCCAGGGCGCAATATGAATAGAGACATACTGGATAGATGGACACCGGAAAATACAACAGGAAAGTTCCCTGCATTAGCAACGTACAATTACAATCCGGCCGACTACTACTTGTTCAGTACTCGAAATGACATTTACAGATCACTGGATATCTGGGTAAAAAAGCTAAGCTTTGTACGTCTACAAAATATACGTCTTGCTTACCGGGTTCCATCCGAATGGCTTCATAAACTAAGTATCGGCGGAGCAACTGTAGGATTAGAGGCTCGTAACCTATTCGTTATCAGCTCTAATTATGATAATTATATGGATCCGGAGTCAATGGGCAACTTATACTCTACCCCAGTTCCCAAATCCATTACCTTCAATCTAAGTCTTAACTTTTAA
- a CDS encoding WG repeat-containing protein, whose translation MSSTITKFFASFLAYGVANKKKRFSAIGRFSEGLAPVKGKIQWGYINKEYDIVIPLMYERAFSFKEGLGMVVLNSQYGFIDHTGQIRIPFKYAAAHSFEQECARVCHDGLWGLIDRQGNYILPPTYSQMEQFAEGLALVSLHNKVGFINKKGEVVIPLEYDNGCSFSEGLAAVCIESQSSKWGYINKDNEEVLPFKYDIAEPFYNNIARVGLYGKSMKINKQGSECL comes from the coding sequence ATGAGCAGCACTATTACAAAGTTCTTCGCTTCTTTTTTAGCTTATGGGGTAGCTAATAAGAAAAAGCGCTTCTCGGCAATTGGCCGTTTCTCCGAAGGATTGGCTCCGGTAAAAGGAAAAATCCAATGGGGATACATTAATAAAGAGTATGACATTGTCATTCCTCTAATGTATGAACGGGCTTTCTCGTTTAAAGAAGGATTAGGGATGGTAGTACTCAATTCTCAATACGGATTCATCGACCATACCGGACAAATACGGATTCCGTTTAAATACGCAGCCGCTCACTCGTTTGAGCAAGAATGTGCACGAGTATGTCACGATGGATTATGGGGACTGATTGACAGACAAGGAAACTACATTCTTCCACCGACTTACAGTCAAATGGAGCAATTCGCGGAAGGATTAGCCCTCGTCTCACTACACAACAAAGTAGGATTCATTAATAAGAAAGGAGAAGTTGTCATTCCGCTGGAATATGATAACGGATGCTCTTTTTCCGAAGGATTGGCTGCTGTTTGCATTGAAAGCCAGTCATCCAAGTGGGGATACATAAACAAAGATAATGAAGAAGTACTTCCTTTTAAGTACGATATTGCAGAACCCTTTTATAACAACATAGCTCGAGTGGGTCTCTATGGAAAAAGCATGAAAATCAACAAGCAGGGCAGTGAATGTCTATAA
- a CDS encoding zinc-dependent metalloprotease: MRMYVKVMAAVIACILLSGEALSAFATTPATENLSWFKKKKKKPEEKEEKSKSDYEKLVEDSKTTKGMFAVHQKKNDYYFEIPTSLLGRDLLVVNKLQRVPAELNDAGVNRGVNYENQMVCMEWDKATGKLMLRQQRPLPLAPQTDAIFRSVKDNFISPLIAAFKIEAVNADSTALVIKVNDIYDGTETSINNVFTNINLGTSAIKNLSRILSIKSFSNNVVATSELTTRVTEGTTTVYVTVEVSSSILLLPEKPMMGRFDNQKVGYFTNPLLSFSDAQQRTDKTQYITRWRMEPKPEDREAYLKGQMVEPAKPIVFYIDNSTPYQWRTYIKKGIEDWQIAFEKAGFKNAIIAKEITDSMHVDMDDVNYSVLTYAASEKKNAMGPSLLDPRSGEILEADIMWWHNVLSMVREWITVQTGTVCPEARNVQLPDALMGDAIRFVACHEVGHSLGLRHNMMGSWAFPTDSLRSEAFTSRMNSTASSIMDYARFNYIAQPGDGVKVLSPHIGPYDMFAIEYGYRWYGKSTPEEEKDILFDFLSKHTDRLYKYSEAQDVRDAVDPRAQNEDLGDDPVRSSLLGIENLKRIVPQILQWTTTGEKGQTYEEASRLYYAVINQWNNYLYHVLANIGGIYIENTIVGDGVKTYTFVEKEKQQASLKFLMDEVLTYPKWLFDTEVGQYTYLLRNTPIGKQENAPTQILKNAQAYILWDLLGNTRLMRMIENESVNGKKAFTVVELMDGLHKNIFGVTERGGIPNVMERSLQKNFLDALLTAAAEPEAVKINKKIANEHFLLDHATPFCSCYAAEQRALRQEDRMGAPRVLNFYGSQLNRISDAISVKRGELLRIKKLLQNRLGTSDTAARYHYEDMILRINTALGIK; the protein is encoded by the coding sequence ATGAGAATGTATGTAAAAGTAATGGCAGCGGTCATTGCATGTATATTGCTGAGTGGAGAAGCGCTCTCGGCATTTGCAACTACCCCCGCTACAGAAAATCTGAGTTGGTTTAAAAAGAAAAAGAAAAAACCAGAAGAGAAAGAAGAGAAGAGTAAAAGCGACTACGAGAAATTAGTGGAAGACAGTAAAACGACCAAAGGGATGTTTGCTGTACATCAAAAGAAGAATGATTATTATTTTGAAATTCCCACCTCACTTTTGGGACGTGACTTATTAGTTGTCAATAAGCTGCAACGAGTTCCTGCCGAACTTAATGATGCGGGTGTAAACCGCGGAGTAAACTATGAAAACCAGATGGTTTGCATGGAATGGGACAAAGCGACGGGCAAACTAATGTTACGCCAACAACGTCCATTACCTCTGGCCCCCCAAACGGACGCTATCTTCCGTTCGGTAAAGGATAATTTTATCTCTCCGCTGATTGCCGCATTCAAGATCGAAGCAGTCAATGCAGATTCTACGGCATTAGTAATCAAGGTGAATGATATTTATGATGGTACGGAAACCAGTATCAATAACGTATTTACCAATATTAATCTGGGTACTTCGGCTATCAAGAATTTATCACGTATTCTATCCATCAAATCCTTTTCAAACAATGTCGTGGCAACTTCCGAGTTGACTACCCGGGTAACGGAAGGTACTACTACTGTTTATGTAACGGTGGAAGTTAGTTCTTCTATTCTCTTATTACCCGAAAAGCCGATGATGGGACGGTTCGACAATCAGAAGGTCGGTTATTTCACGAATCCGTTATTAAGTTTTAGTGATGCGCAGCAGCGTACGGATAAGACACAGTATATCACCCGCTGGCGTATGGAACCCAAACCGGAAGATCGGGAGGCTTATCTGAAAGGTCAGATGGTGGAACCTGCCAAACCGATTGTCTTCTACATTGATAATTCAACGCCTTACCAATGGCGTACGTACATTAAGAAAGGTATTGAGGACTGGCAGATTGCTTTTGAAAAGGCTGGTTTCAAGAATGCGATTATCGCCAAGGAAATCACGGACAGTATGCATGTAGATATGGACGATGTCAACTACTCCGTACTGACTTATGCAGCTTCAGAAAAGAAAAATGCAATGGGACCTTCTCTGTTAGATCCACGTTCCGGAGAAATTCTGGAAGCTGATATTATGTGGTGGCACAATGTGCTTTCTATGGTACGTGAATGGATTACTGTCCAGACCGGAACAGTGTGTCCGGAAGCACGTAATGTACAATTGCCTGATGCTTTGATGGGAGATGCCATTCGATTCGTTGCCTGTCATGAGGTAGGCCACTCTCTGGGACTCCGCCACAATATGATGGGTTCATGGGCTTTCCCGACAGATTCATTACGTTCCGAAGCATTCACTTCCAGAATGAACTCTACCGCTTCATCTATCATGGATTATGCACGATTCAATTATATCGCACAGCCTGGAGATGGCGTGAAAGTTCTTTCTCCGCATATCGGTCCATACGATATGTTCGCTATCGAATATGGATATCGTTGGTACGGAAAGAGTACTCCGGAAGAAGAAAAGGATATTTTATTCGATTTCTTGAGCAAACATACTGATCGGCTTTATAAATATAGTGAAGCACAGGATGTCCGCGATGCGGTAGATCCACGTGCACAGAACGAAGATTTAGGTGATGATCCGGTTCGCTCTTCTTTACTTGGCATTGAGAATCTGAAACGTATCGTTCCACAAATTCTTCAATGGACTACTACCGGTGAGAAGGGACAAACTTATGAAGAAGCATCTCGCCTCTACTACGCTGTAATCAACCAATGGAACAACTATTTATATCATGTCCTTGCCAATATTGGCGGCATCTACATTGAAAATACAATTGTAGGAGACGGCGTTAAAACTTATACATTCGTAGAGAAAGAGAAACAACAAGCTTCACTGAAATTTCTGATGGATGAAGTTTTGACATACCCTAAATGGCTGTTTGACACGGAAGTGGGGCAATATACTTATCTACTTCGCAATACTCCCATCGGAAAACAGGAAAATGCTCCTACACAAATCTTAAAGAACGCCCAAGCCTATATCCTTTGGGATTTACTTGGCAATACTCGTTTGATGCGTATGATAGAGAATGAATCTGTCAACGGAAAGAAAGCCTTTACAGTAGTGGAACTTATGGACGGACTTCATAAGAATATTTTCGGTGTTACCGAACGCGGTGGTATCCCTAATGTTATGGAACGTTCTTTGCAGAAAAACTTCCTCGATGCATTACTTACAGCCGCTGCAGAACCGGAAGCCGTTAAAATCAACAAGAAGATTGCAAACGAGCATTTCTTGCTTGACCACGCTACTCCTTTCTGTAGCTGTTACGCTGCCGAACAACGTGCACTTCGTCAGGAAGACCGGATGGGTGCTCCACGTGTGCTCAATTTCTATGGCAGTCAGCTCAACCGTATTTCAGATGCTATCTCTGTGAAACGCGGTGAATTATTACGTATCAAGAAGTTGTTGCAGAACCGTCTCGGAACTTCCGATACTGCTGCACGCTATCATTATGAGGACATGATTCTACGTATTAATACTGCTTTAGGAATCAAATAA
- a CDS encoding RagB/SusD family nutrient uptake outer membrane protein, with protein MTKKIYYIFTLIGSLLLSSCDSYLDIQPVGQVIPNTLAEYRALFTTAYNTALNDRGICEIRTDIATILQSDATSKNSLGDVEKWNDVNPNASTRQFGWAAYYTNIYYANAIIDKKDEISEGSQEDINQLVGEAYLMRAYMHFILVNLYGQPYTATGALETKAVPLKLNTDLEEIPSRNTVKEIYTSILSDIETARKLINKKEWEIQYSYRFSTLSVDAMESRVYLYMGEWSKSYEASERILAGKSTLVNLNDEGGKLPNEFTSVEMITAYEVFPNSDYAGSLLLYPSFLQEYEEGKDLRPNKYYQANKNGNYTSIKSGESKFKCTFRTGELYLNSAEAAAHLNKLPEARTRLLKLIENRYTSEGYEQKKNEINAMSQEKLVTEILKERARELAFEGHRWFDLRRTTRPEIKKEIEDVTYTLVQDDSRYTLRIPQDAIDANPGLLN; from the coding sequence ATGACAAAGAAAATATATTATATATTCACATTAATAGGAAGCCTGTTATTATCTTCCTGTGATAGTTATTTGGACATACAACCAGTAGGCCAAGTAATTCCCAATACGCTAGCTGAATACAGAGCTTTATTCACAACAGCTTACAATACAGCACTCAATGACAGAGGAATATGCGAAATCAGAACAGATATCGCAACCATATTACAGTCTGATGCCACTTCCAAAAATTCTTTAGGAGATGTTGAAAAATGGAATGATGTTAATCCGAATGCAAGTACGAGACAATTTGGATGGGCGGCCTATTATACCAATATCTATTATGCCAACGCAATCATCGATAAAAAAGATGAAATATCAGAAGGAAGCCAAGAAGATATTAATCAATTAGTTGGAGAAGCTTACCTCATGAGAGCATATATGCATTTCATATTGGTCAATCTTTATGGACAACCTTATACAGCTACCGGAGCATTAGAAACCAAAGCAGTTCCTCTAAAACTCAATACTGATTTAGAAGAAATACCATCAAGAAATACTGTAAAGGAAATATATACCTCTATTTTATCTGATATAGAAACAGCACGGAAACTGATTAATAAAAAAGAATGGGAAATTCAATATTCATACCGTTTTTCAACATTATCAGTAGATGCTATGGAATCACGGGTATATTTATACATGGGTGAATGGAGCAAATCTTATGAAGCTTCGGAACGTATATTAGCCGGAAAATCGACATTGGTAAACCTAAATGATGAAGGAGGCAAACTTCCTAATGAATTTACATCTGTAGAAATGATCACTGCCTATGAAGTTTTTCCAAATAGCGATTATGCCGGATCACTCTTACTTTACCCTTCATTTTTACAAGAATATGAGGAAGGAAAAGATCTACGTCCAAACAAGTATTATCAAGCAAATAAAAATGGAAATTATACTTCCATCAAAAGTGGTGAATCTAAATTCAAATGTACTTTCCGCACCGGAGAGCTTTATTTAAATTCAGCAGAAGCTGCTGCACATTTAAACAAATTACCTGAAGCACGTACCCGGCTCTTGAAACTAATAGAGAATCGTTATACATCAGAAGGTTATGAGCAGAAAAAGAATGAAATAAATGCGATGAGCCAAGAAAAGCTAGTCACAGAAATTCTGAAAGAACGTGCTCGCGAGCTTGCTTTTGAAGGCCATCGCTGGTTTGATTTACGCCGAACTACCCGACCGGAAATCAAAAAAGAAATTGAAGATGTAACCTACACACTTGTACAAGATGATTCCCGTTACACATTGCGTATTCCACAAGATGCAATTGATGCTAATCCCGGACTTTTAAACTAA
- the ald gene encoding alanine dehydrogenase, with amino-acid sequence MIIGVPKEIKNNENRVGMTPSGVAEVVKQGHRVFIQHTAGINSGFPDEAYQAVGAHILPTIEDIYATAEMIVKVKEPIVTEYNLIRKGQLLFTYFHFASDRELTLAMLSNKSICLAYETVEEADHSLLLLIPMSEVAGRMSIQEGARFLEKPQGGKGILLGGVPGVKPAKVLILGGGVVGSNAAQMAAGMGADVTITDINLARLRYLSETLPKNVKTLYASELRIRKELPDVDLVVGSVLIPGDKAPHLITKEMLSMMQPGTVLVDVAIDQGGCFETSHPTTHSAPTYIVDGIVHYAVANIPGAVPYTSTLALTNATLPYVIALANKGWKKACKENTALALGLNIVEGKIVYKAVADVFGLKYDPISL; translated from the coding sequence ATGATTATCGGAGTACCAAAGGAAATCAAAAACAATGAGAACCGTGTAGGCATGACACCTTCGGGAGTGGCTGAAGTGGTAAAACAAGGGCATCGGGTATTTATCCAACATACAGCGGGAATAAATAGCGGTTTTCCGGATGAAGCATATCAAGCTGTCGGCGCACATATCCTGCCAACAATAGAAGATATTTACGCCACTGCCGAGATGATCGTAAAGGTGAAAGAACCGATAGTCACCGAATATAACTTAATCAGAAAAGGACAGTTACTATTCACTTATTTCCATTTTGCTTCCGACCGGGAGTTAACCCTCGCCATGCTCTCCAACAAATCAATATGCCTGGCTTATGAAACTGTAGAAGAAGCAGACCACTCATTACTTTTATTAATTCCCATGAGTGAAGTTGCCGGACGTATGTCTATCCAGGAAGGCGCCCGTTTTCTGGAAAAACCGCAAGGCGGAAAAGGTATCCTTTTGGGAGGTGTACCAGGTGTTAAACCGGCTAAAGTATTAATTTTAGGAGGTGGAGTTGTAGGTAGCAATGCCGCACAAATGGCTGCTGGAATGGGGGCAGATGTCACTATTACAGATATAAATCTGGCACGTCTGCGCTATTTGAGCGAGACACTGCCGAAGAATGTAAAGACATTATACGCATCCGAACTAAGAATCAGAAAAGAATTGCCGGATGTAGATTTAGTTGTCGGCTCTGTACTGATTCCCGGTGATAAAGCACCACATTTGATTACCAAAGAGATGCTTTCAATGATGCAGCCCGGCACAGTATTAGTAGATGTAGCAATCGATCAGGGAGGATGTTTTGAAACCTCTCACCCGACCACTCACAGTGCACCGACCTATATTGTAGATGGAATCGTTCATTATGCAGTAGCTAACATTCCGGGAGCTGTACCTTACACTTCCACCCTTGCACTGACCAATGCTACCCTCCCCTATGTGATCGCTTTAGCAAATAAGGGATGGAAAAAAGCCTGCAAAGAAAATACAGCATTAGCACTCGGATTAAATATCGTAGAAGGAAAAATCGTTTATAAGGCCGTAGCCGACGTATTTGGTTTAAAGTACGATCCTATCAGCCTATAA